Sequence from the Streptomyces sp. NBC_00358 genome:
AAGATCCCACTGGTCGACGAGTTCGTTCAGCTCGGCCAGCGAGTCGACCTCGGGCACCAGGGTGAAGTGGTTGCGGCGGAAGTAGCCGATCTGTCCCTCCACTCCGCCCTTCTCGTGGGCGCCCTCGATGCCGGGCCGGCAGTAGAAGCTCTCGATCCCGAAGTGCGACCTGAAGGCGATCCACCGGTCGGCCTCCACCCTGGCCCGGCTCAGCCCCAGCACCTGGGCGACGGCGGCCTTCAGGTTGTCGTAGCGGACCTTGCTCCGCGGGACCCCGCCCAGCGTCCGCAGCGCGTGAACGTGCCCTTCGAAGAAGGCTTCCTGGCCGCAGGACGCGAAGACGCGATGGACGGCCTTGCCCGAGTAGGACAGGCGGAAGGAGAACAAGTAGCAGGTCACAAGCTCGCCGGCGAGGCGGATCGTGACGTCGCCGAAGTCGACCTCGGCCTCCATGCCGGGCTGGTGGGTCTGCGGGATGAACGCTTCGACCGGGGCCTTCCCCGACTCGACGAGGATCTGCGGCTTCCGGTCCGAGACGTAGCGCCGGACCATTTGGTAGGAGACGTCCGCGGCGTGTTCCTCGACCAGGCGGTGGAAGATCCGCGTGATCGTGTGCCGCTGCTTGCGCGGCGCGTCCAGATCCGCCTGAAGCATCCCGTCGATCACCAGCTTGTAGGGGTCCAACGCGGTCGGCCGCGGCGGCAGCTGCTTCCGCGGCTCCGGCCAGACCGAGTCCACGGCCTTGCGAACCGTCCGCCACGACACGTTGTACTTGCGCTCGATCTCCCGGATCTTCATGCCGCCGCGGTGGTCACGCCGAATCGCCGCGTACAACTCGACCTTCGACATCTGCGGCATGACCAGGCCCTTTCACCAGGAGCATCCCGATGCTCCCGTGGCAAGCACCCCGGCGACTTCAAAACTCGGGCTCTGGCTCATTTTCCGTGATCGGTCACTGAGAGTGTCCGGTGCTGGGAAGAAGCAAGCTCCGTAGTACGGCGGCGACGCTGCCGGGCTGGCTGATGAAGGGTGAGTGGCTCGTGTGCCACGTCAATGTGCTGGAACAGCGCCTGCTCATCTCCCTCTGCAGGTCGGGTTCAATCGCGCGATCCTGAGTGCAGATGACGTAGGTGGAAGGTGTGTTCTGCCACGATTGGCATTCCGGTACGCCGCGGCCACATCCCGGTTTCTGGGGTCGCAGCAACGACGCTGCCCAGGTCGCACGTTCGATCGGGGCGTCGGCGTAGAACACTTCTATGGCCGCCGCGGGATCCACGTGGGTCACGCCGTCTCCGTCTTGCACGATGGAGGAGGCGAGGATCTTGGTCGAACCACCGAGACGAGCCGCGCTCTCGCCCTCAGCAGGCACAAAGGCTGCCAGGTACACCAAATGAGCAGCACCTGTCAGGCCGGTGATGACTGACCCGCCGTAAGAGTGGCCTACAACCAGGGGCGGCTGTTCCATGGCATCAACGACTGCTTGCACCGCTTCGGTGTCGGCCTGAAGCGAGCCACGATGCAGTTCCGGAACAGCGACCTCGACTCGGGCAGCAGCCAACTCCCCGACGACCAGGTTGAAGTGCTGGGGGTCGTGGTACAGGCCGTGTACCAACACCACACCACTCACGAAGATCCCCCGATTCAGCAGAGCATTCACTTCTCCCGCAGCCATGATCACCTGCGCGCCGCCGATCACGCCAGAAGCACACGTTTGCGCAGGAGGGCGAATCCGGCTCGGCCGAACATCTGGCGCTTGAGCATCTTAAAAGTTACGTGGAATCTGCCGGGGTGATCATGTCTCCCTGGTGTAGCCACGAACTTGGGAGACGGCTTGAGCGCCGCTGTGGGAGTGACGGAGAAGTGGCCGGTGCTGGGGCGCCACGAGAGGGCAGCGGGCTGGCTGCAAGTGTGGTGCGATCTTGGCCGTGCGCCTCGGACGATCGATGCCTACGCCCGCGGGCTGGCCGAGTACCTGGTGGTGTGCGAACGAGAGGGGGTCGACCCACTCGCTGCCAGTCGGGCTCATATTGCCCTTTATGTAAGGGAGTTGACTGCGCGGCCGAGCCGTCGGGGCGTGAACGTGGTCTCGATCGATTCGGGGTCGGGTCTGGCGAACGCCACGATCCAGCAGCGGCTGGTGCCGGTGCGGTTGTTCTACGACTTCCTGATGGAAGAGGGACTGCGGGAGTCCAATCCGGTGGGTCGGGGCCGTTATACGCCGGGCCGTCGTTGGGGTGGGCACCAGCGTGGCCTGGTGCCGCGGCTGACGAAGCTGCCGTGGATCCCCAGCGAACAGCAGTGGTTGGGAATCTTGGAGGTCGCGCGGGGGGAGCCGGTCCGCAACCGGGTGATGCTGGCTTTGGCCTACGATGCCGCGCTGCGGCGCGAAGAGCTGTGCTCGCTGCGGACCGATGACCTGGATCCGGCTCACCGTACGTTGCGGGTACGCGCGGAGACGACGAAGAACCGACTGGAACGGGTGGTGCCGTACTCGGCGTCGACCGGCGTGCTGATGTCGGCCTACCTTGCCCACCGGGCCACGGTCAGCCGGGCGAGAGGCCCGCTGTTCCTCTCCGAATCACGGCGCAACTACGGCCAACCGCTGAGCCTGTGGACGTGGTCGAAGGTGATACGGCGGATCGCCGTGACGGCCGACGTCCCGCAGTTCTCCACGCACACCACCCGGCACCTGTGTCTGACCGATCTGGCCCGGATGGGCTGGGAATTGCACGCGATCGCATCCTTCGCCGGCCACCGTCACACCGACTCCACGCTTCAGTACATCCACCTGTCCGGCCGGGACCTGGCCGATAAGCTCGCCCGCGGCATGGAGCACATCCACGCGTGGCGAATAGAGGCGCTCGCCTCCTCGAACGGCACGTTGCCGGAGGTGGCACGGTGAGTACATCCCGGCTGGCCCTGCCTGAGGAGAACGGCCCCGAACGCTGGTCCTGGCCGATCATCCCAAACCACTACGACACTGCTGTCGAGATCCGGCCCGCCGAGGTACTGGCAGTGAGCGAACTCGGGGTGCGGAATCTGCGCCGGCTCAAGGACCACGACCCGTCTGCTGCCAGCTGGCGAGTGATCCGCCGTCTGCTGGTCCCGCTGGAGGCGGTCAACGCCGCTCTGGACTCGCCACCCACCCCACACCGTCGGCGCGCCATGCTCGACGTGATCGCTGTGCTGCTGACACGTTGCGCGGAGACCGGCCGAACCTTTTGGGGATGGACCTCGCAGGAGTGGATCCATCTGCTCGGCCGCAACCAGACCGAGTTCCACCAGCACGCCCCGGGCTGGGTCAACGACGAGGTCCGCCCCTATCTTGCCGCGCACGCCTACCTGTTGGGCTCCTTCAACGAATTCCACCGACTCGGCAGCTTCCAGCGACTCACCCTGTCCTGGCGGATCTTCGGACGCGGCCTGGTGAGCAGCGAGATCGCCCGCATCCGCGCGGTCCTCGCGTCCTGGGGCTATCAACTGGGGCGGGACGACGACACGCTGCTGCCGATGGTCGTCTGCCAGCTGCTTCTCCTCAACCGGAGCCCGCATCTGGAGGATCTCGACACCTCGCTGTTCGACCGGGTCCGGCGCGAGAAGATGCTGGCCGGCTCACAGCGCTACACGCTGCACGCCACGCAGCGAGCGGTTGCCGAACTCGGGTTCTGTGATCCTCCGCAGCCCATCACTGGCCGCCAGTCGGTACGGGCGACCGGCGGCGCGAAGACGTGGGAGCAATGGGTCGATCGCTGGTACGCCACCTCTACGCTCACCCCGGGCGTCCGTGGCGCCATGCGTTCCGCCCTCCTCAGGGTGGGCCGGTGGATAGCCGCGGAAAAGCCCGACGTTGCTGACCCGACGGACTGGACGCGGCAGACCTGCGCGACCTGGATCGCCGCAGTGGACCGGATGAGGGTCGGTGACTACGTTCAGCGGACGGCTGGCCTGGGGGACCGTCTCGGCAAGCCGCTCGAAGCGGCGACCAAGGCCGGGCAGATCACCGCGCTGCGAACGTTCTTCAGGGACTGCCAGGAATGGGAGTGGCTGCCCCGCAGCTTCGACCCACTGCGCTCGTTGGCGATCCCTCGCAGCATCACAGCCCTCCTCGGCCCTGACCCGCGGGTGATCGCCGATGAGGTCTGGGCGAAGCTTCTGTGGGCGGGTTTGAACCTGGAAGCCGCTGATCTCCCGCAGTCCCAGGCCGGGCAGTTCTACCCCTTCGAACTGGTCCGCGCAGTCACACTGACCTGGCTGTTCTCCGGTCAACGCAGCAACGAGATAGCCCGATTGAGGGTGGGCTGCATCCGTTGGCAGCACGACGGCACCCCCATCACCGGTGACTCGCAGCAGGTCCTAGCCCGCGACACCGTCTGTCTCCTCGACGTCCCGCCCCACAAGACCGGCACCGCCTTCAGCAAGCCGGTCGACCCGATCCTCGGCCAGGCCGTCGATGCCTGGCAGGCCGTCCGCCCGGATCAACCGAAGTTCACTGACCGCCGCACCGGCGAGCGCGTCGACCTGCTGTTCGCCATCCGGGCCCGCCGCGTCTCCACGCACTACATCAACAACACGGTCATCCCGATGCTCTGCCGCAAGGCCGGAGTCCCGGACGCCGACGTCCGCGGGAACATCACCAGCCACCGGGCCCGGTCCACCATCGCCAGCCAGCTCTACAACGCCAAGGAACCGATGACGCTGTTCGAACTGCAAGCCTGGCTCGGACACCGATCACCGCAATCCACCCAGTACTACGCGAAGATCACCCCGAACACCCTGTCCAAGGCATACTCCGAGGCGGGCTACTTCGAGCGGAACGTCCGCACGATCGAGGTCCTGGTCGACCGGGACGCGGTCGCCTCCGGTGCCGCCGCTGGCGGTGAGCCCTGGCAGCACTACGACCTCGGGCACGGCTACTGCAGCTACACCTTCTTCGAACAGTGCCAGCACCGCATGGCCTGCGCACGCTGCGACTTCTACACCCCAAAGGAATCCACGCGATCCCAACTGCTGGAAGCCAAAGGAAACTTGCAGAAGACGGCCGTGTCCATCCCGCTGACCGACGACGAGCAGGCAGCCATCGAGGACGGCCAGGCGGCCCTAGACCGGCTACTTGACCGCCTCGCCGACACACCCACTCCGGCCGGCCCGACACCACGCGAACTGGACGTGCCAGCGACAACCCGCCTCCTGCCGCTTGTCGACGTCCGACAGGGCGGGACGGGTTGCGCATCGCGCTGATATCGGAGTGCGCACAGGCGCGGAAGAGTGTCACAGTCACTGCCGTGACCTTGATGAACGTGCTCGTCGACTTCGCTCGAACTGGCAGGATCGGGCCGCTTCACTGCGGAATGCCCCTGACCGAGGCCGAGGATCTCCTCGGTCGCGGGCGCCCCCACCCCGCCCTCCTCATGAAGGGCCCCGACATCGATGGCTATCCCTATGCATGGGGAGGCCTTCGACTGGTCGTCACCCAGAGGGCTGTCAGCGGCATCTGGATCGACCTCTGGCCCGGATCAACGGCGAGTCTCCCGCCGCTCGTCCTGCCTGATTCCGAGTCGTTCGAGGCCACTGTGCTCCGTGAGGAACTGATCACGGCCCTCGACACCGCAGGCTGCCACAACGAGGTCAACCCCGTCCTCACCTTCGGCGAGCAGTCGAGCATCCCCACCCAGCCCGCCGAGGTCTGCGCTGTCTTCAGCCTGCCCGGCCGGGACCACCATGTTCCACACCGCGATCGGCACTACCTCGACGTGATGCACAAGCACACGGCTTGACATCGCTGATTCCACAGAATGATGCGGTTGACGTGTCCTTCGACGACGCCGGAACTCCAGGGCAGGGTGAGGCCGGCGATGACCGCATCGCGGTCACGGTCGATGCCGGCGGCGAGTGTGTGGAGGCCAGGGAGATCGTCTCGCCGGACTGCATCGAGCCACTGCGGCAGCCGTTCACCTTGGCGCTCAGTGAGCATCTGGCCGAAGGAGCGGACGTGGCCGGTGAGGGCGTCCAGTTCAGGGCAGTGGACCAGAACGGCTTTGAGCCGAAGGTGCTCCGTCTCGTTGAGAGTCTCCGGCCGGCGAAGGATCCATCCGGCGACGACGCGGGGTGACGGTGGCCGAGCTGTGACGGGGCCCGACGAGAGCCGCTTCTCCCGGAAATAGGCGCGAACCCGCTGGTAGCTGCCCTGGTAGCCGAGTGGCACGATCTCTTCCCACACGGTCCAGGCGTTCGTGCAGCCCTGGTTCCAGCGGTCATCCAGGTAGGGCTTGAAGGCGTCGAGTTTGGACGGCCGGCCCTGCCATTGGCCGTGGAACAGGTCCTCCGGGGTGGCTGCGTCGGCCAAGAGTTTGACGGTGCGGGAGGTCATACGGAGTTGGCGGCCGATCGCCCTCCGGCTGAGCCCGGCGGCGAGTAGTTCGTGGACGGTCGCGTGCTTGGCGCGGGTGCGGTCGGCGAAACGATGCCCGGTAGGCCACGGCGAGCCGGACGGGTCTGTGAACTTCTCCGGCTGGGGGACGGACTGGGCTGGATCCGGCGCCAGGACCCGCAGGCACCCGCGGTGGTCTGCGACACAACGCTCAGCGGCCTCGCTCAGGTTGTGCCAGAGGTGCCACCTGTCCGCGACCTGCACCGCCTGGGGCGCCCCGGCGGTGGCCCCTTCGGCGAAGAACGGTGCCCGGTCGCGGCATACGACCTCCACCCCGGGCCGCTTCGCGAGCCAAGCGGCCAGACTGGAAGCCTCCCGGTCGGGCAGCAGGTCCACCGGACGCCTGCTTTCGACGTCGACCAGGACGGTCCCGTAGTGACGCCCTTTGCGGGTCGCGTACTCATCGACCCCGACCACGCGCGGGGCGGGAACTTCCGGGTCGGGCAAAGCTTCGACCAGCCTCAGCACCGTGCTGCGGCTGACGGACACGCCAAAGACTCTCGCCATGCGGGCCCCGGCCCGTCCGGCGAGCGCGAGGCCGACCGCGGCCAGCGCCGACCGCAGGCGCTCGGTGCGCCGGCCGTATCGACGGGTCAGCCCCTGCATCTGCTCAGCGAAGGTCCGGCGCCCGCAGGAGATGACCGGGCAGAGGAACCTGCGGACACGCAAGCAGAGGACGACCCGTCTGCCACCGCTGGGCACGTCAGCGGGAAACCGCAGGTAGGAGCTGTGAATCCGCCGTGACCAGCACAGACAGCCCGGGCAAACGGACTCGGCCGCCGTGCTCCGAGCCTCGATGCGCACCGACTCATCGTTCACGTCGACCGACAGCACCGCCACGTCCGCGATCGACGGGAACAGCAACTCCTCCAGCCGTAGCACCACTTCTTCCACGAGCCGAACCGTCAGCCACACCGAACCGGAGGCAGGCTATTTTCGGGCAACCTGCCCCGGGCCTGCTCGCCCAACAATCGTCACTCAGCGTGGATAGTCCACGGAAAGTGCGCCAGAGCCAAAACTCGTGAACATCACCCGACCGTGGATCTGGGCGCCTCCCAAACCCGTGAACAACGGGCTTCACAACCCGTGAATAAAGCCAGGTACGAGCACATCTCGTTCGACCTTTACCGGGACAAGGGGCGCTTGCTGGTGGGTCTGACCGTAGGGGATCCCGACGATATGAACTGGTGCGTCCTGACCAGACAGTCGAAACCGGCAGCCGATGCTCCCGGCACATGAAGCGCAGCAACCACCCCAGACGCAGCCGAACGTGAGCAACCCCAGCCCCTGGCTGACCATTGGAATCGAGGAGACCTCGGACCGGGAAACGCGTCGCAGGCGGTTCAGAGGACATGGGCGCCTTCTGACATGAACGACTGACACCAACAAGCGCGAACAGTGGCGGTCGATGCCGGACAGATCGTTGCCACGAACATCCCCGCCCACCATCCGAAGTCGCCGCCGCGGAACCGGAGACCATCCGGATGAAGCTCTACCACCTGCCCGCCCGCATGACCACCCACGCCCGACCTCCGCGACTGGCCGCGACTGTGCAGGGTCCCTTGCCCGTGTTGCGGTTCCTCGGCGAGGCCGAGGTCGACGGACTTCAGCCGGCCGTGGCACCGTGCGCCGTCACCTCACCGCCGACTCCACACCACCTGTGCGAGCCGAACTCGCCATCTTCTCGGCAGCAGCCAGGGCGGTGAGGCCCTGGATCTCCTCCCCGGCCTCGATGACTGCACGCTTGACTTCAAGGGTCAGGCCGACCGATGTCTTGATGACGCCTCGCACCAGCGGTTTCGCCACTCTTTTGGCCAGAGGGGCCGCAATCACGCCGACGAGGAAGGGAGGGACAGCAGGGAGCATGTGTGAACCCTTTTCTTGTGTGCACAGCACGACTGCCGGCGCCTCACGAGCCGATACCGTCCGGCCGACAAAGCTGGGCAGGAATGTCACCCCCCACCAAAAGCACGATAGTCGGACCTTGGCCGATGTGCCCGTAGACGCCGGCACTGTTCATTCGGTCGGGCGGAAGCTCGCCGGAGCGGACCGTGGCTGCGCAACGGGATCAGAACGGCTCCGGCGCTCCCGGCCCGCACTAGGCGCTGTTTCTCGGATCTCCTGACGGGGCTGGGGTGTTGAGGTCACGCTGGTGGTATGGGTCGTGGGGATCTGACGAATGCGGAGTGGGATCGACTGGAGTCGTTCTTGCCTCGTGGTGGTGCGCGTGGGGGTCGGTGGAGTGATCACCGGCGGGTCATCAACGGGGTGCTGTATCGGGTGCGGACAGGTGTGCAATGGCGGGACCTGCCGGAGCGGTTCGGACCGTGGGAGACGGTCTACAAACGGCATCGACGCTGGTCAGCCGACGGAACGTGGAAGATGCTCCTGTCGCGTGTCCAAGCGGCCGAGGACGCCGCCGGCCAGATCGACTGGGATGTCTCGGTCGACTCGACAGTGGTCAGAGCCCATCAACATGCCGCCGGCGCGAGGAAGACGTCCCCGGCCACGGTCGCTCAAAAGGGGGCCGGTCCAGGGACGAACCAGGTCGATCCCATCCTGCGGAAGTTGGCCATCCGATTGGAGGAGGTGGTCAGCTCGGCGAGTGCCTGGGACGTTCCCGCGGCGGGTTCACCACCAAGGTCCACCTCGTCGCCGACGGACGATGCAGGCCCCTCGCCTTCGTCCTGACCCCCGGGCACTACGGTGACGGTCCCCAGTTCGAACGCGTCCTGGAGCAGATCGCCGTGCCCCGCAGCGGAGTCGGACGGCCCCGCAAACGGCCCGACCATGTCCTGGCGGACAAGGCCTACACGTCCCGCAGCAACCGCCGTTACCTGCGACGACGCGGAATCCAGCACACCATCCCGGAACGACTCGACCAGCAAAGACACCGACACAATCGAGGCTCCCGAGGCGGCCGGCCCACCGGCTTCGACAGTGAGCGGTACAAGAAGCGCAACACAGTCGAACGAGCCATCAACCGCCTGAAAGGCTTCCGCTCAGTCGCCACACGCTACGAGAAACGCGCCTACATCTACCTAGGCACCGTCACCCTCGCAGCCCTCCTCATCTGGCTCCGCACATGATCCGAGAAACAGTGCCTAGTCCAGCAGCGAGTCCACCACCTGCACAACGAAATCCGGTACGCGGTCCGGGAAGTCGTGGCCGGTTCCCTCTGGGGTGTAGACCCTCCGCCCCCTGCTGGAGGCCGCGAGGAACCGTTCTCTCACGGTGAGGAAGAAGTGCCGGACCCGGGCGCTCTCCTCCGGATCGTCGACCGCGTCGAAGATCTCGCCGCCGCCCGTCAGATCTCGTGGCGCCACGAGGAGGAGGGGCAGCGAGCCGAGCTCGCCGTCGTGTACGGCAGTCTGCCAGCCGTCTCTGGTGATGCCGTCCGGCGACAGCTCTCGCAGGATCGATGCCGCGGCGCAGCTCGCCTTGGTCCTGAGCTCGATCTCGGCGAGAACCTGCGCCGGGTCGTCGGAGGTGTGTGTCTCCTCCCTGCCCGCGAGAGGGTGGAGGCCGAAGAGGTGACGCAGCGCGAGGACGGTCTGGTCCCTCGGGGCACGTCGCAGGGCCGGAAGCGCCGGGCCGAAGGCGACGGCATCGGGCGGGGTGGGATCGAGCAGTACCAGACCGGCCACCAGGTCAGGGCGGCGCCTGGCGGCGTTGGCCATGAGCAGTCCCCCGAACGAGTGCCCCACGAAGACGTAGGGCCCCTTTTCACCGGCCTGTTCCAGCGCCGTGAGCAGTTCGACGGCTTCTGCCGCCGTCGTGCGCGGGAACGGGCCCGGGTCGCTCCAGCCGGACCCCGGACGGTCCACCAGGACCGAACGCATCCGTTCCCGTGCCAGCGCGTGCAGCCGGTACATGGCGTATCCGCCGGCATGGCCGCCCGGCATCCAGACCACGGTGGGCCTCGGTCCGGCGTCTCCCTCGGCCAGGACATGCATGCGGTAGCCGCCCACGTCGGCCATTCGCCCGGGTGGCGGATACCTCCCGCGTATCCGGCCCACATGCACCAGATGGCGGAACGACCCGAGACCGAGTGCGAGGGCCACGGCCCACAGCACACCGCCGAGAATCCGCCGGCCGGTACCTCTGGATACACACCGTGCACCCGCGGCCGCCGGCAGCAGAGCGATGCCCAGCCCGGCCCAGTCCCGGCTGAGCAGCCGGAGTATCGCGTCGACGGTACGTCTTCCCGGTCGCATGGTCCCTTCTCCGTCCCAGCCTTCGCGGCCGCTGCCGGGGACACCGCACGTCTCAGCGACCGGTACGACCATCGTCCCCTGGGAACCCCGCGGGCGCCATGCGCGGTGCCGGGACCCCGCCTTCCGTCACAGCCGGGCAGCCGCTGACACCGTACGGACCCTGCCAGGAACCGACCGCGCACGGTCGGGGAGCTGTGGGTGTGCGCCGTGGACTTCCAGGTTCTCGATACGGGCGTTCGCCATCCGGCCCGGCCTGCGCCTCACGCGCGGGCAAGTCGTGCTGCCACGTCCGCGACTACTTCGGCCTCCCGGGGTGCGAGGTAGAAGTGATCCCCTGGGAACGGGCACAGCTCGAAGGAGCCCGGGGCGGCGAGGCCGGACCAGGCGAGGACCCCGTCGAGCGCGCAACTCGGATCGTCCTGGCCGACGTACGCGGTGATTGGCGCCTTGACCGGGGCCGGATTCGGGGGGTCGTAGCCCTCGATCAGCCGGTAGTCCGAACGGAGGGCGGGCAGCAGCAGGTCGCGCAGCTCCGGGATGTCGTAGGCCTCCGAGTGCAGGTCGCCGAGGTGCCGGACGTGGGTGATCAGGGTTTCGTCGTCGGCGTCGTGCAGCGCGGCGCGTTCGGCCCACCCGGGGGCTTCGTGTGCGGAGACCAGCAGGTGCTCGGGGACCATGCCGCGGGTCTCCAGCCGCAGGGCCACCTCGTAGGCGACGCAGGCGCCCATGCTGTGCCCGAAGAGCGCCAGCGGCCGGTCGAGCCAGGGCCGCAGTGCGTCCTCGATCGTGTCGGCCAGGGTGGCCATGTCCTCGATGCAGGCTTCCGCGAGCCGGTCCTGACGGCCGGGGTACCGCACGGCGAGCACCTCGACGTCCGTCGGCAGCAGCGCGGGCCAGCCGTGGAACAGCTGTGCCGTGCCGCCGGCGTGCGGGAAACACACCAGTCGGAGCCTGGGCTCCGCCGCACGCCGGTGAACTCGGAACCACTTCCTCGCGTCGGTCGCCGTCATCGCCGACGGATCCCGCGCAGGTGCAGGGAGCCGATCCCGGCGAGAAAGGCGGGAGGCTGCTCCACCGCCTTCGTGGATGCGTATGCGGGCCGCACGGTGTGGCGCCGGCAATCGGTTACGAGGAGTCTGCAGGCACCGCCTTCCTGGATGAGTTCCGCGGAATACAGGGGGGTTTTGGTCGCATACATCTGACCTGCCTCCATCAGAGGGTGTCGTGATGGCCGATACGGCGCAGCCCACCATGTCGCCGGTGGCGTGGCGGTCGCATGCGAGAGGCCGGGACGACGAACGGCCGCTGTGTCCGCCGAAGACTCCATGGAGCAAAGTCAGCTTTGGCGTGGAAGGCCTTGAGCGGAAAGGAACGGGGTTGCTCCGGACGGGACTTGGCGGTCTCGACCGGTTACGCAGACGAAAACGTGCCCGTGCCCATCGGGACGAAGCAGAGTCACACGGAGAGTCGGCGGGCAGACTCAGTGCGCCTTGGTGGCGACCGAACCGGCGCCACGGGCCTTGGCGGCGGCCGAACCGGCGCTACGGGCCTTGCCGGCGGGCTTGGCCTGGCGGCCGGTCCGTCCCTCGTGGGCCTTTGCCGCTGCGGGCGCCGGCTTGGCGGCCGCTCCGGCCCGGCCCGCGGTGCCGTCCTCCGGGGCGCCGACACCGTGTCCGGCTCTCGGTGCCGTCTGGGCTGCGAGCACCTCGGCAGTCGCCTCGGCGGCGAGATCATGGATGCCCTCGCCGGCTTCATGGACGGCCCTCTTGACCTCGATTCCCAGGCCCACCGACGCTTTGACGACCCCTCGCACCAAAGGCTTGCCCAGCCTCTTCACCAGGGAGACGGCGATCAGACCGATCAGGAAAGGAGGTACTACAGGCGGCATGGCACAACATCCTTCTCTTCTGCCGAGGAGGTGATGACTGGATGGACGCACTCCGCTTCAGCGGACCCGCACGTTCCATCACAGAGAGTATCCAAGGGCGGGTAAGCGACTACGAATTCCCCGTGGCCTTCACTCATTCGAGTAGAGCGGCTTTCCCTGGAAGTCTGTTCGGCCGTATGCCCCGTGCAGTTCTCTCTCCACCCGTCGGCGCAGGACGGAAAACGGCAGTGTGCCGCCGGTCAGCACGGTCTCGTGAAAGGCGCGCACGTC
This genomic interval carries:
- a CDS encoding alpha/beta hydrolase, yielding MRPGRRTVDAILRLLSRDWAGLGIALLPAAAGARCVSRGTGRRILGGVLWAVALALGLGSFRHLVHVGRIRGRYPPPGRMADVGGYRMHVLAEGDAGPRPTVVWMPGGHAGGYAMYRLHALARERMRSVLVDRPGSGWSDPGPFPRTTAAEAVELLTALEQAGEKGPYVFVGHSFGGLLMANAARRRPDLVAGLVLLDPTPPDAVAFGPALPALRRAPRDQTVLALRHLFGLHPLAGREETHTSDDPAQVLAEIELRTKASCAAASILRELSPDGITRDGWQTAVHDGELGSLPLLLVAPRDLTGGGEIFDAVDDPEESARVRHFFLTVRERFLAASSRGRRVYTPEGTGHDFPDRVPDFVVQVVDSLLD
- a CDS encoding thioesterase II family protein — protein: MCFPHAGGTAQLFHGWPALLPTDVEVLAVRYPGRQDRLAEACIEDMATLADTIEDALRPWLDRPLALFGHSMGACVAYEVALRLETRGMVPEHLLVSAHEAPGWAERAALHDADDETLITHVRHLGDLHSEAYDIPELRDLLLPALRSDYRLIEGYDPPNPAPVKAPITAYVGQDDPSCALDGVLAWSGLAAPGSFELCPFPGDHFYLAPREAEVVADVAARLARA
- a CDS encoding DUF5132 domain-containing protein — protein: MPPVVPPFLIGLIAVSLVKRLGKPLVRGVVKASVGLGIEVKRAVHEAGEGIHDLAAEATAEVLAAQTAPRAGHGVGAPEDGTAGRAGAAAKPAPAAAKAHEGRTGRQAKPAGKARSAGSAAAKARGAGSVATKAH